The window GGTTTTGGCATTGTCACTTCTTTGAACGCCATTCCACCTCGCGCATCCCGGGAGACCCGTGTACCCGCCACCCCACGCCTACGCGCCCGCCCACCCCGTCAGACGGTGGTGGCAGCACCCCGCGCTGATCATCGGCGCCCTGGTCCTGCTGCCCCCGGCGGGCATCGTCCTGGCCTGGACGAGCCGCTGGAACCGAACACAGAAGATCGTCGCCACCGTCCTGTCCGGTGTGTGGTTCCTGATCATCATGCTGTCGGACCCGCCGAAGGAGCCCGTCGACGACGCGAAGCCGAAGGCCGCCGCCGTCGTCGCCACGACCTCCCCCGCCGCCACCCCCTCGGCGAGCCCGAGCCCCACGCCCACCCCGAGCGCGGAGCCCGTGATGCCGGCGGTCGTCGGCAAGCCGTTCGCCACGGCGGAGAAGGCGGTCGAGGCCCTGATGAAGGGCGAGTTGACCGCCCGGAGCGCGTACGCGGACGTCCCCCTCCCGGCGGACCACACCACCTGGCTCGTCTGTTTCCAGGGCCTGGGGGCGGGCACGCGACTCGCCGCGAACACGCCCGCTACCGACGTCCACCTCGTCGCCCCGGGAACCGCCTGCCCGGCGTCGGTCGGCGCCGTGCTCCACCCGAAGCCGAAGCCGAAGCCGACCCCCACTCAGCCCGCCGACGACGCGAACGACACGGGCTCCGCGTCGAGTTCGGGCTCCTCGACCGGCGGCGGCTCCTCCACCACGGGCGGCGGCTCCTCCTCGACGGGTGGCGGATCGTCGACCACGACCGGCGGCTCCTCCACCGACGGCGGCTCCTCGACCGATGGCGGCTCCTCGACCGGCGGTGGAGACGTCTACTACCGCAACTGCACCGCCGTGCGGGCCGCCGGCGCCGACCCCATCCGGCGGGGTGACCCCGGCTACGGCGCTCACCTCGACCGCGACGGCGACGGCATCGCCTGCGAGTAGCCCTCCGGGCGGGGCGCCCTCCAGGCCTGTTTCGTCCTACGCCTCCCGCAGGCGCCCGGCCAGGGCCGCGATCCCGGCCGGGCCGATGCGGCAGCAGCCTCCGATGAGTCGGGCGCCGGCGGCACGCCAGTCCTCCACGGGCCAGGGGGGCGGCGTGGCCGGCGCCTGCCAGGTGTCGGTGTCGGCCTGCCACACGGAGCCGTCGTTCGGGTAGGCCACGAGGGGTTTCCCGGTGGCCTCCGCCGCGGCCCGCAAGGACGGAAGGACGTCCCGCGGGTCGCAGCAGTTGACCCCGACGGCGATGATCCCGGGTGCCCCGGCGGCCAGGGCGAAGGCCTCGGCGAGCGGCTGCCCGGCCCGGGTCCGGCCGTCGGCCGGCGTGTAGCTCAGCCAGGCGGGGGCGCCCGTCTCCGCCACGACCGTGAGCAGCGCCTCGGCCTCGACGGCGTCCGGGACGGTCTCCAGGGCGAGCACATCCGGTTCCGCCGCCAACAGCGCCTCGATGCGCGGCCGGTGGAAGTCGACCAGTTCGCGCAGCCCCAGGCCGTAGCGGCCCCGGTACTCGGAGCCGTCCGCGAGCACCGCACCGTACGGGCCGACGCTCGCGGCCACCCAGACGTCCTGCTCGGCGGCTTCGGCGGCGGCCGCGGCCAGCCGCACGCTGCGCCCCAGCAGCTCCGTGGTCCGGTCCCGCCCGTACCCCCGGGCGGCGAAGGCCTCGTACCCGACCTGGTAGCTCGCGGTGATCAGCACCTCGGCGCCGGCCCGCGCGTAGGCCGTGTGCGCGGCCTCGATCAGGTCCGGCCGCTCGGCGAGCACCCGGCCCGTCCAGAGGCCGCCGGACAGGTCGCAGCCCTGGGCGGCGAGCTGGTTGCTCAGCCCGCCGTCCAGGAGCACGGTGGCGCGGGCCAGGGCTTCGGCGAGCGGGCCGCGGGCGCGGGGCATCGGATCCTCCCCCTCAGCCGAGCTGGGACAGCACCTGGGCGGAGATCAGCTCCAGGTGGTCCAGATCGTCGAGGTCCAGCAGCTGGAGGTAGATCCGGGAGGCGCCGATGGCCCCGTACGTGCCGATCTTCTCGACGACCTCGGCCGGGGAACCGGCCAGCCCGTTGGCCTTCAGCTCGTCCACCTCGCGGCCGATCGCCGCGGCCCGGCGGGCCACCTCGGCGTCGTCCCTGCCCACGCAGACCACGAGGGCGTTGGAGTAGACGAGTTCCCCGGGTGCGCGGCCCGCCTGCTCGGCGGCGTCCCGGACCCGACCGAACTGCCGCTCGCTGTCGGCGATCGACGCGAACGGCATGTTGAACTCGTCCGCGTACCGGGCCGCGAGACGCGGTGTGCGCTTCGCCCCGTGCCCGCCGATGAGGACGGGCACCTTGGCCTGGGCCGGCTTGGGCAGTGCCGGGGAGTTCTCCACCTGGTAGTGGGTCCCCCGGTAGTCGAAGGCGGCGCCGGGCTCGGTGGCCCACAGGCCGGTGACGATGGCCAGCTGTTCCTCCAGCCGGGCCATCCGCTCGGCCGGGAAGGGGATCCCGTACGCCTTGTGCTCGTCCTCGAACCAGCCCGCGCCCAGCCCGAGTTCGACCCGGCCGCCGGACATCTGGTCGACCTGGGCCACCTGGATGGCGAGGACCCCGGGCAGCCGGAAGGTCCCGGCCGTCATGAGGGTGCCCAGCCGGATCCGCCGGGTCTCCCGGGCCAGGCCGGCGAGGGTGATCCAGGCGTCGGTGGGACCGGGCAGGCCGTCGGCCGACCCCATCCGCAGATAGTGGTCGGAACGGAAGAAAGCGTCGAAGCCGAGGTCCTCGGTGGCCTTGGCGACGGTCAGCAGGGTGTCGTAGCTCGCGCCCTGCTGGGGCTCGGTGAAAATGCGGAGGTCCATGCTCCTATCCTGCCCCTCCCGCGCCGCCCGGGTGAATCTCCGTCAACCGGACGGTCCACCCCGCCCCCGCCAGTGACCGGCCCGTACGGGGATCGTTGGCCCGGACCGAGCCGGACCGAGCCGGACCGAGCCGGACCGAGCCGGACCGAGCCGGACCGAGCCGGACCGAGCCGGACCGAGCCGGACCGAGCCGGACCGTCCAGCCCGCGCACCGCTCACACCGGCCCACCGACCAGCCAGCGCACCGACCGGCACCCCGCCGGCTCACCGCCGTCGGACGGTCGCCGCTCAGGACACGCCCGAGGCGGAGCCCCGTTCCCGGACGGACATCTTGCGCAGTATCGCCCGCACCCGGTCGCTCGACTCGTCGGCCGCGTCGATGGACTCGATGCACTGCCAGTACAGGCCCTCGTCGTCCGTGCCGCAGGCCACCCCGACCAGTGCTATGCCGACTTCGCCGAGCAGCGCCTGGAGCCCCAGGAGCGCCTGCCGGACATCCGCCACCCCGGCCAGTTGCGCCGCTCTCGGCGGCAGCTCGGGCGTGCTGCCCTCGCCCCGCAGTGCCGCGCGGTCGAGCACTCCGCAGCCTCTGCCACCCGCTTCTCCCAGTCCCCGTGACTCCGCTCTGAGCTCCGGCGGCCCGGTGACCGCCAGCCAGCTCCCTATCCCCTGGGCGAGCGCCTGGGCCTGCCAGGCCTCGCCCACGATGTCCCACGCAGCCCCACTCTGTGCCAGCGCGTGCCGGCCGGCCGCGATGAGCCGTACCGCATCCATATGCCGTCCCCCGTCCGCACGACATCCCACCGTTCTCCACTACCCAGAGTGAAGGCAACGAGCCAGTAAAGCCAGGGGTATTCGGAAATCTATGGACACAAACATGGTTGTGGACGACGCCATCACTCCGAAGAGTGACGATTGTGGCTCGAACCGCCCGGTGCCGGGAAACGGAGCTCGTTCCTCTCGATCTTCGCCGCGAGCGCGTCCAGCACATCCACCCCGAGGACCTCACAGAATTGCAGCAGATACGCGAGCACGTCGGCCACCTCATCGGCCACACGGTGCGCGCTTTCCGGCTTCTCCATGACCCTCGCCGACTGCTCCGGCGTCAACCACTGGAAGATCTCGACCAGTTCGGACGCCTCCACGCTCAAGGCCACGGCCAGGTTCTTGGGCGTGTGGTAGGGGGCCCAGTCCCGGGCCGCCGCGAACTCGGCGAGCCGTCGCTGGAGCAGGTACAGGCGCTCGTCCCGGGGTTGCGTGTCACTCATGCGACCAGGTCTACCACCGAGACGCCGGGGAGTCCGCGCGCGGTTCCCGCGCACCCCTCCCCGACGGAGGCCACCAGCCTGACCTGGCCGCGCGCGCAGCAGATCTGGGCGAGCCGCAGCAGTTCGGCGCCCTGCCGCCGGTCCATGCCGCGGTCGAGGTCGTCGGCGAGCACGGTCAGGGCCTGCCGCGCGGACACGAGTTCGGCGGCCGGGTCCATGGCCAGCACCCCGGGTCCGGTCAGCAGGACGAGCGCCAGGGCGAGGAAGCGCAGTTCGCCCGAGCCGAGGCGGTCGAGGCCGGTACCGGGCCGGCCGGGTCCCCGGTCCAGCAGCGCGGCGACGGAGCCGTCCGGCAGGTCCCGTACGGTCAGCCCGGCCACCGGACCCGCGCAGCCGGTGCGCGCCGCCTCGGTCAGGAGGGCGTGGCGGGTGCCGCATTCGTGACGGGTGCGACGCAGGACGTCGGCCAGGTTCGCGCAGTCGCCGGCGAGCCGACCGGCGCCGGGCGGGACGGCGGCCCGCATCCGCTCCGGGCGCGGGTCGCAGGGGAACACCGAGCGCAGCGCGACCACCACCTGTTCGGCGGCGGTCAGGACGCGCCGCTGCCCGGCGGTGGATCCGGCGACGCGCAGCGGCAGCAGGGCGGTTCCGAGGCGGTCGTCCGGCAGTGGGGCGCGGGTCATGCCGACGGAGCCGCCGGTCAGCCAACTCGCCTGCACGGTGCGTCGGCCGGGGTCGCGCAGGGCCGTGCCGAGCAGGATCTGTCCGTCCTGCGCGAGCCGTTCGCCGACGACGCGGAGCGTGGGTTCGGCCTGGACGGCGAGGTCGAGCCGGACCGGTCCGGCGGGTCCGTCGACGGTGCAGCCGATGCGGAATCCGCGTCGGCGTTGCGCGTCGGGCACGGCCCGTTCGGGCACCCGGGCGGAAGGGTCCGGGAACACGGATTCCAGGGTCGCCCCGGAGGCGAGGGCGGCCAGCGCCTCGTAGGCGTCCAGTGCCTGCGACTTGCCGCTGCCACTGGGTCCGGCGAAGAGGGTGACGGGGCCGAGCGGGAAGACGGCCGCGCGGTGCGGGCCGAAGGCGGACAGCCGCAACTCGGTGACGGCGGGCCGCTGGTGCGCGACGGGCCGCGCGAGGGCGGGAGCCCCGGGGGCGTCCTGGGCGAGGGCCTCGGCGACGGGGGCGTCGGTGACGAAGGCGTCGACGGCAGGGGCTTCGGCCAACCTCGTGCCCGCAGTGGCTTCCATGCGCGGGACGGTACGGCCGCCGGGAACCCCTCGGTCCCGGCGAACCGTTCCGTCGCGCGGACCTTCCTACGATCGGGGGACGGCCGCCGCGGCGATGCCCTCGACCTCGGTGCCGACCGGCGCGAGCAGGAAGACGTTCCGGTCGACCCGGTGCATTCCGCTGCCCAGTCCGAAGACGACGCCGCTGCTGAAGTCCAGGATCCGCTTGGCCACCTCGGTGTCCGCGCCCGTGAGGTCCAACAGCACCGGGATCTGCGCGATCAGATACTCCGCCACCTCCCGCGCGTCCGCGAAGATCTGGACCCGGATCACGACGAAGCGCCGCTGTTCCGCCGCCGACGCCCCGGGAGCCGTGGGAATCGTGCGGTGGTCCACCCGGGAGGGCCACTCGTTGCGACTGCGCAGGGGGACCACCTGCGCGAGTCCCTCCCACTGTTCGTCCGTGACGTCGTACCTGCTCACCGGGCCGCCTCGGCCGTGCGCTTCATGTGCATCGGGCCATCCTCTCGCGTTTCACCCGTTCAGCCCAACACCGACACGGCGGGCGTCGGGGCGCGCCGTCGCGGGACCCGAATCTTCACCCGAACAAATCGCCGAGCCTCCCGGTCGACCGGGGCGTGGGGTACTCCCCTGGAAAGGGATGGGTTAGGTTAGGCATACCTAACCTTCGGACGATGGAGAGATCCGCATGCGCATGTCCGGTGCCCCTGCCACGCCCGCCGCCGCGCCCACCGACGCCGAGCGGGTCCGGTCGATCCTGGCCGCCGCCCACTCCATGACCGTGGTCACGGACGGACTGCGCAGCGAGGTCCACCAGATGGAGGGCGAAGACCTGCTCGGTCGGCTGCACCTGCACCCCGCCGCTCCCGCCGCCGGCCAGGGGGCCGCCGCCCTCGGTGAGAACCGGCCGGTCATCCGGCTGGAGTTCACCGACATCGCCCCGACCCCGGTACGGGACCGGGTGCGCGCCCGGGTCACCGTCATCGGGCACCTGCTCACCCCGTACACCGACAACAGCGCCGAGAGCACCTGCGTGGAGTACGGCCAGGCGATCCTGGAGACGGCCGAGGGGACCTCGTACATCGGGCTGGAGGAGCTGGACCAGGCCTGGCCCGACCCGCTCGCCCCGTACGAGGCCGGCATGCTCACCCACCTGCTCGACGACCACCCCGAACTGGTCACCCTGCTGCTGCGGCTGGTCCGCCCGGCGCCCGCGGCCGCCGTGGTGCGCGCGCTGCCGCTGGCCCTGGACCGGTACGGCATCACCCTGCGGCTGGAGGAGGCGAACGGTCACCGTGACGCGCGGCTGCCCTTCCCCTCCCCCCTGGACGACGTCGAACAGTCGGGGGCGCAGATCCAGGCCCTGCTCAGCGCGGCCCGGCGGCGCTCGCACCGCAACACCCTGCCCGCCTGAGCCGCTGACCGTCGACGCGGCCCACGCCCTGCCACTGGCCGAGGTCGCCCGGGCCTGGGAACTGAGCGCCTCCGGCAAGACCCGGGGCAAGATCGTCCTGACCGTCTGACGCCGCCCGCTCACGCCGCCCGGGCGTCGGACCCGGGCGGCATGCCTGCTCAGGCCGTCGGCGCGAGGTGACGGTTGGCCGGGCGGGCGAGACCGTAGTTCTCGCGGAGGGTGGTGCCGGTGTACTCGGTACGGAAGAGGCCGCGCTTCTGGAGGATCGGCACGACGTGGTCCACGAACGCGGTCAGGCCCGTCGGCAGCACCGGCGCCATGATGTTGAAGCCGTCCGCGGCCCCCTGCGTGAACCACTCCTGGAGCTGGTCGGCGATCTGCTCGGGCGTGCCGGCGTAGACCCGGTGGCCGCGTCCCGCGCCGAGCCGGGCGATCAACTGCCGCAGCGTCAGCCCGTCCCGCCGGGCGAGTTCGGCGACGAGCGTGAACCGGCTCTTGTTGCCGTTGATGTCCCGCTCCTCGGGCAGCTCGGGCAGCGGGCCGTCGAGGGGGTGGTCGGAGAGGTCGACGCCGAGCATCCCGGAGAGCTGGGCCAGCCCGTACTCGGGGACCTGGAGGTCGGTGAGCTGCTGTTCCAGCGCCTTGGCCTCGGCTTCGGTGGAGCCGATGACGGGGGCGATGCCGGGCAGGACGAGCAGGTCGCTCTCGGCGCGGCCGTAACGGGCCAGTCGGGACTTGAGGTCCTTGTAGAAGGTCTGGCCGTCGGCGAGGGTCTGCTGCGCGGTGAAGACCGCCTCGGCGTACTGAGCGGCGAACTCCTTGCCGTCCTCGGAGGACCCCGCCTGCACGAGGAGCGGGTGCCCCTGCGGTGAGCGGGGCACGTTGAGCGGGCCGGCGACACCGAAGTACTCGCCCCGGTGGGCGGCCGGGTGCAGCTTGTCGGTGTCCGCGTAGACGCCGCGCTCCTTGTCGAGGACGATCGCGTCGTCCTCCCAGCTGTCCCAGAGCTTGCCGGCGACGTCCAGGAACTCGCGGGCCCGCTCGTAGCGCAGGTTGTGGGCCAGGTGCTCGTCCTGGTTGAAGTTGCGGGCCTCGTCGACGGTGCCGGAGGTGACGATGTTCCAGCCGGCGCGACCGTTGCTGATGTGGTCGAGCGACGCGAACTTGCGGGCCGTGTGGAACGGCTCGTTGAAGGTCGTGGAGACGGTCGCGATGAGCCCGATGTGCTCGGTGACGGCGGCGATGGCCGAGAGCAGGGTCAGCGGCTCGAAGCCGCCGAGGGCGTTGTAGCGGGCCTTGCCCCACAGGGCCAGGCCGTCGGCGAAGAAGATCGAGTCGAGCCGTCCGCGTTCGGCGGTGCGCGCCAGCTCCTGGAAGTAGCGCAGGTCGGTGACCCGTTCGGGGCTGCTGTCCGGGTGGCGCCAGGCGGCGTCGTGGTGCCCGGCGTTCATGAGGAAGGCGTTGAGGTGCAGGGTGCGGGGAGCGGTCATGTCGGTTCCTCGGTTCGGGTCGGCGCGCGCGGGGCACCGCCGGGTGGGAAGGGCGTGCGGGCCGCGCGGGGCGGCGGCCCCGGGCGGCCCCGCGGGGCGCCGGTGTCAGGCGGGTACGCGCCAGAGGCTGAGGCGGCGTTCGATCGTGACGAGCAGCTGGTTGAACGCCAGCCCGATCGCGGAGATGGTGACGATGCCCGCGTACATCTGGGGGATCGCGAAGTTGAACTGCGAGGCGTTGATCAGGTAGCCCAGTCCCGCCTTGGCACCGATCATCTCGGCGGCCACGAGCACGAGGATCGACACCGCTCCCGCCAGCCGGATCCCGGTGAAGATCGCCGGCACCGACGACGGCAGGATCACCTTCTGGAAGAGCCTCGGCGTGGACAGGTCCATCGAGCGGGCCAGCTTCACCAGGGTCGGATCGGCGTTGCCGACCGCGCTGATCGTGTTGAGCAGGATCGGCCAGACGCACGCGTAGACCACGATGGACACCTTCGAGGTCTCCCCGATGCCCAGCAGCAGCACGAACACCGGCAGCAGCGCCAGCGCCGCCGTGTTGCGGAAGACCTCCAGCAGCGGCCCGAGCAGCGCCGCGACCGGCCGGTACCAGCCGATGAGCAGGCCGAGCGGTACCGCGACCACGACCGCGATGCCGAAGCCGCCGAAGGAGCGGACCAGGCTGGCCCGGGTGTGGTTGGCGAGCTGCCCGTCCCCCAGCAGCTCCCACCAGGCCGTGGCGACCTCGCTGACCGGCGGCAGGAACGTGGCGTCGACCAGGCCGAGCCGGGGCGCCGTCTCCCACAGGGCGAGCAGGGCGAGGATGGCGGCCGAGCGCAGCACGGCCGCCCCCAGCCCGCGCCCGACGGCGGCGAACAGGCCGCGCCCCGGACTCCGTACGGGGACCTTCGCCGCGACCGGCTCCGTATCGGCGGTCGCGGGGGCCGGCGCGTCGGCGGGCGGCGCCGGCTGCGCGGGCGCCCCGGTGGTCGGCGCTCCCGCGGGCCGGGCCGGGTCCTCGGTCTCCGGCGGGGGTGCCAGGCCGGCCGGGGCGGCGGCGGTGATGTCGGTTCCGGTGGTCATACGGCGGCCTCCTCCTTCTCCAGTTGCTGAGCGCGGGCCACCTCGTCGTGGAGCAGGGTCCAGATCTCGTGGCGATGACGGGCGAACTCCGGGCTGGAGCGCAGGTCCTCGCCCGTGGCGCCGGTGGCACGGTCGCCGAGGTCGACCCGGACGACCTCCTTGACGCGGCCGGGGCGCGAGGTGATCACGGCGACCTTCTGCCCCAGGTACACGGCCTCTTCGATGCCGTGGGTGATGAACACGATCGTCTTGCCGGTGCGCTGCCAGATGCGCCGCAGTTCGTCCTGGAGGGATTCGCGGGTCTGCGCGTCCAGGGCCGCGAACGGCTCGTCCATCAGCAGCACGTCGGGGTCGTAGGCGAGCGAGCGGGCGATGGCGACGCGCTGGCGCATGCCCCCGGACAGTTCGTGGGGGTGCCGGTCCTCGAAGCCGGTGAGCCCGACGAGGTCCAGGAACTCCCTTGCCCGCTCGGTCCGTTGGCGGCGCGGGACGCCGGTCGCCTCCAAGCCGAACTCGATGTTGCCCAGTGCGGTGCGCCAGGGCAGCAGCGCGTACTGCTGGAAGACGATGCCCCGGTCGAGCCCGGGGCCGGTGACGGGTTCGCCGTCGAGCAGGATCCGGCCGGAGGTGGGGCGGGTCAGGCCGCCGAGGAGGTCGAGCAGGGTGGACTTGCCGCAACCGCTGGGGCCGACGACGACCACGAACTCGCCCGCCTCGATCTCCAGGTCGATGCCGTCGAGGGCGGTGAACTCCTGCTTGTTCCTCCTGTTCTTCCTGTCCTTCGTCGGGAAGGTCTTCGTCACGGAGTCGAACACGATCTTCGCCATGGCA of the Streptomyces sp. NBC_01426 genome contains:
- a CDS encoding excalibur calcium-binding domain-containing protein, which encodes MYPPPHAYAPAHPVRRWWQHPALIIGALVLLPPAGIVLAWTSRWNRTQKIVATVLSGVWFLIIMLSDPPKEPVDDAKPKAAAVVATTSPAATPSASPSPTPTPSAEPVMPAVVGKPFATAEKAVEALMKGELTARSAYADVPLPADHTTWLVCFQGLGAGTRLAANTPATDVHLVAPGTACPASVGAVLHPKPKPKPTPTQPADDANDTGSASSSGSSTGGGSSTTGGGSSSTGGGSSTTTGGSSTDGGSSTDGGSSTGGGDVYYRNCTAVRAAGADPIRRGDPGYGAHLDRDGDGIACE
- the mmuM gene encoding homocysteine S-methyltransferase, whose protein sequence is MPRARGPLAEALARATVLLDGGLSNQLAAQGCDLSGGLWTGRVLAERPDLIEAAHTAYARAGAEVLITASYQVGYEAFAARGYGRDRTTELLGRSVRLAAAAAEAAEQDVWVAASVGPYGAVLADGSEYRGRYGLGLRELVDFHRPRIEALLAAEPDVLALETVPDAVEAEALLTVVAETGAPAWLSYTPADGRTRAGQPLAEAFALAAGAPGIIAVGVNCCDPRDVLPSLRAAAEATGKPLVAYPNDGSVWQADTDTWQAPATPPPWPVEDWRAAGARLIGGCCRIGPAGIAALAGRLREA
- a CDS encoding LLM class F420-dependent oxidoreductase translates to MDLRIFTEPQQGASYDTLLTVAKATEDLGFDAFFRSDHYLRMGSADGLPGPTDAWITLAGLARETRRIRLGTLMTAGTFRLPGVLAIQVAQVDQMSGGRVELGLGAGWFEDEHKAYGIPFPAERMARLEEQLAIVTGLWATEPGAAFDYRGTHYQVENSPALPKPAQAKVPVLIGGHGAKRTPRLAARYADEFNMPFASIADSERQFGRVRDAAEQAGRAPGELVYSNALVVCVGRDDAEVARRAAAIGREVDELKANGLAGSPAEVVEKIGTYGAIGASRIYLQLLDLDDLDHLELISAQVLSQLG
- a CDS encoding DUF6099 family protein → MDAVRLIAAGRHALAQSGAAWDIVGEAWQAQALAQGIGSWLAVTGPPELRAESRGLGEAGGRGCGVLDRAALRGEGSTPELPPRAAQLAGVADVRQALLGLQALLGEVGIALVGVACGTDDEGLYWQCIESIDAADESSDRVRAILRKMSVRERGSASGVS
- a CDS encoding nucleotide pyrophosphohydrolase, which gives rise to MSDTQPRDERLYLLQRRLAEFAAARDWAPYHTPKNLAVALSVEASELVEIFQWLTPEQSARVMEKPESAHRVADEVADVLAYLLQFCEVLGVDVLDALAAKIERNELRFPAPGGSSHNRHSSE
- a CDS encoding AAA family ATPase, translating into MEATAGTRLAEAPAVDAFVTDAPVAEALAQDAPGAPALARPVAHQRPAVTELRLSAFGPHRAAVFPLGPVTLFAGPSGSGKSQALDAYEALAALASGATLESVFPDPSARVPERAVPDAQRRRGFRIGCTVDGPAGPVRLDLAVQAEPTLRVVGERLAQDGQILLGTALRDPGRRTVQASWLTGGSVGMTRAPLPDDRLGTALLPLRVAGSTAGQRRVLTAAEQVVVALRSVFPCDPRPERMRAAVPPGAGRLAGDCANLADVLRRTRHECGTRHALLTEAARTGCAGPVAGLTVRDLPDGSVAALLDRGPGRPGTGLDRLGSGELRFLALALVLLTGPGVLAMDPAAELVSARQALTVLADDLDRGMDRRQGAELLRLAQICCARGQVRLVASVGEGCAGTARGLPGVSVVDLVA
- a CDS encoding cell division protein SepF, which produces MSRYDVTDEQWEGLAQVVPLRSRNEWPSRVDHRTIPTAPGASAAEQRRFVVIRVQIFADAREVAEYLIAQIPVLLDLTGADTEVAKRILDFSSGVVFGLGSGMHRVDRNVFLLAPVGTEVEGIAAAAVPRS
- a CDS encoding DUF2470 domain-containing protein, giving the protein MRMSGAPATPAAAPTDAERVRSILAAAHSMTVVTDGLRSEVHQMEGEDLLGRLHLHPAAPAAGQGAAALGENRPVIRLEFTDIAPTPVRDRVRARVTVIGHLLTPYTDNSAESTCVEYGQAILETAEGTSYIGLEELDQAWPDPLAPYEAGMLTHLLDDHPELVTLLLRLVRPAPAAAVVRALPLALDRYGITLRLEEANGHRDARLPFPSPLDDVEQSGAQIQALLSAARRRSHRNTLPA
- a CDS encoding LLM class flavin-dependent oxidoreductase; its protein translation is MTAPRTLHLNAFLMNAGHHDAAWRHPDSSPERVTDLRYFQELARTAERGRLDSIFFADGLALWGKARYNALGGFEPLTLLSAIAAVTEHIGLIATVSTTFNEPFHTARKFASLDHISNGRAGWNIVTSGTVDEARNFNQDEHLAHNLRYERAREFLDVAGKLWDSWEDDAIVLDKERGVYADTDKLHPAAHRGEYFGVAGPLNVPRSPQGHPLLVQAGSSEDGKEFAAQYAEAVFTAQQTLADGQTFYKDLKSRLARYGRAESDLLVLPGIAPVIGSTEAEAKALEQQLTDLQVPEYGLAQLSGMLGVDLSDHPLDGPLPELPEERDINGNKSRFTLVAELARRDGLTLRQLIARLGAGRGHRVYAGTPEQIADQLQEWFTQGAADGFNIMAPVLPTGLTAFVDHVVPILQKRGLFRTEYTGTTLRENYGLARPANRHLAPTA
- a CDS encoding ABC transporter permease; the protein is MTTGTDITAAAPAGLAPPPETEDPARPAGAPTTGAPAQPAPPADAPAPATADTEPVAAKVPVRSPGRGLFAAVGRGLGAAVLRSAAILALLALWETAPRLGLVDATFLPPVSEVATAWWELLGDGQLANHTRASLVRSFGGFGIAVVVAVPLGLLIGWYRPVAALLGPLLEVFRNTAALALLPVFVLLLGIGETSKVSIVVYACVWPILLNTISAVGNADPTLVKLARSMDLSTPRLFQKVILPSSVPAIFTGIRLAGAVSILVLVAAEMIGAKAGLGYLINASQFNFAIPQMYAGIVTISAIGLAFNQLLVTIERRLSLWRVPA
- a CDS encoding ABC transporter ATP-binding protein, producing the protein MAKIVFDSVTKTFPTKDRKNRRNKQEFTALDGIDLEIEAGEFVVVVGPSGCGKSTLLDLLGGLTRPTSGRILLDGEPVTGPGLDRGIVFQQYALLPWRTALGNIEFGLEATGVPRRQRTERAREFLDLVGLTGFEDRHPHELSGGMRQRVAIARSLAYDPDVLLMDEPFAALDAQTRESLQDELRRIWQRTGKTIVFITHGIEEAVYLGQKVAVITSRPGRVKEVVRVDLGDRATGATGEDLRSSPEFARHRHEIWTLLHDEVARAQQLEKEEAAV